Proteins from one Malaya genurostris strain Urasoe2022 chromosome 2, Malgen_1.1, whole genome shotgun sequence genomic window:
- the LOC131428810 gene encoding uncharacterized protein LOC131428810 produces the protein MAIRRFICRRGAPLEFFSDNGTNLRGASKELVNTVHEIGIDCAEELTSAKTKWTFNPPAAPHMGGVWERLVRSVKDMLIVFNDGGRLTDETLLTSLIEAEDIINSRPLTCVSQECVDALTPNHFLRGVTFNDTFATPSIPNAAEALRDTYKRSQQLATELWKRWIKEYIPSINQRSKWFEESRPLRVGDLVYVVEGSNRKSWIRGIVEEVILARDGRIRQAWVRTKSGLYKRATTNLAVLEIGSGNPEPNSDSGSELRAGEL, from the coding sequence ATGGCCATAAGGCGATTCATATGCCGACGAGGGGCTCCACTTGAGTTCTTTTCCGATAATGGTACCAATTTACGCGGAGCTAGCAAGGAGCTAGTTAATACTGTTCATGAAATCGGAATCGATTGTGCCGAAGAACTAACAAGTGCAAAAACTAAATGGACTTTCAACCCACCAGCTGCTCCCCATATGGGCGGAGTATGGGAGCGTCTAGTTCGCTCAGTTAAAGATATGTTGATTGTGTTCAACGACGGTGGAAGGTTGACTGATGAAACGTTACTAACTTCATTAATCGAAGCTGAGGACATAATTAATTCGCGTCCTCTTACTTGTGTATCTCAAGAGTGTGTAGATGCGCTCACTCCTAACCATTTTTTACGAGGAGTTACTTTCAACGATACTTTCGCTACTCCAAGTATCCCGAATGCTGCGGAAGCTCTCCGAGACACGTATAAGCGATCCCAACAGCTCGCGACTGAGCTATGGAAACGTTGGATTAAAGAATACATTCCGTCGATAAACCAACGCAGTAAGTGGTTCGAAGAATCGAGGCCTCTGAGGGTAGGAGACCTGGTCTACGTAGTTGAAGGCAGCAACAGGAAGTCTTGGATTCGCGGTATAGTTGAGGAGGTTATCTTGGCACGTGATGGACGAATTCGTCAGGCATGGGTTCGCACCAAAAGTGGCCTATACAAAAGAGCAACAACGAATCTAGCTGTACTAGAGATAGGTTCTGGTAACCCTGAACCGAACAGTGATTCCGGATCAGAATTACGGGCCGGGGAATTGTAA
- the LOC131428811 gene encoding uncharacterized protein LOC131428811: protein MRERELKQEREMQELQLKQEEELLERQLAGEQEFAGKREMIRQKMRISLLNIKRLSEEGTAENGSTEPDILNERIKQWLDQNKMNNKPLPGGNSKGSLQGGQPGSSKLTTQQSSNVNDDFVESISDGDFQNEWEDNVSLKTVRSKHSVRQTPIHRTIRLTHEQLAARQVASKHLPTFRGEPEIWPLFISSFEYTTEACGFSNLDNLKRLQDCLQGDALEAVRSRLVLPDSVPDVIRDLRNLFGKPEKLLKTLLSKVRQAQAPRADRLESFIRFGITVKQLCDHLEAAHLNDHLSNPMLVQELVEKLPPSYKLEWVRFKRGKIDTPLRIFTDFMTDIVSDVSEISEFLPLNEPVGRSKEKPRRNEFVHLHNSPMYKPGNESHSMNMSRTCWVCKSSEHKVRFCDDFKRMSLSDRLNVVEKLKLCCLCLNSHGKSKCKFSLKCTVQNCKGNHHPLLHRREESVQLMEIECNAHNVQSSVIFRIVPVVLHAGKISFETLAFLDEGSSSTLVDEKIAKELKIKGECEPLIISWTGDVKRHENGSRRIQLMLSAIESDHKFSLENVRTVAKLELPKQSVRFTEVAKRYSHLTGLSVSEHSSNVPTILIGLDNLHLFAPLESRIGKPGEPIAVRSVLGWTVYGPEREKPRVETFLNLHLTRPASNQELHDMMRSQYVLEEQNDALFVELNSEENKRAQLILTKTTKRVGNRFETGLLWRSEERQFPDGYQMALRRMKALERKLENDQMLKENVYKQINQYQVKGYAHKATREELFDTPQSNIWYLPLNVVLNPRKPGKVRLVWDAAASVKGVSLNSELMKDPDMFVSLPGVICRFREKPIAFGGDIEEMYHQIRVRSEDKSAQRFLFCMSADAEPLVYVMDVLTFGSTCSPCSAQFVKNLNARQFADKYPGAVAAIVDRHYVDDYYDSMDTPEEAIQRAKEVKYIHSQGGFRIRNWVSNSKTFLSELGEVSENSTLHFNRDKVTEYERVLGIIWEPNADVFTFTTNHGFGAILQNNDQPTKRMVLSCVMSLFDPISGDRDASGTTKSMMCNFVNG from the exons ATGCGAGAACGTGAACTCAAGCAGGAGAGAGAAATGCAAGAGCTTCAGTTAAAGCAAGAAGAAGAACTGCTGGAACGGCAACTGGCTGGAGAACAGGAATTCGCGGGAAAACGCGAAATGATTCGTCAAAAGATGAGAATTAGTTTATTGAATATTAAAAGGCTGTCGGAAGAAGGTACTGCTGAAAATGGTTCAACAGAACCAGATATTCTCAACGAGCGAATTAAACAATGGTTAGATCAGAATAAAATGAATAACAAACCGCTTCCGGGTGGTAATAGCAAAGGTTCTCTACAGGGAGGACAACCCGGCTCAAGCAAGTTAACTACGCAGCAATCTAGTAACGTGAACGATGACTTCGTTGAAAGTATATCAGATGGAGACTTTCAGAATGAATGGGAAGACAATGTTTCACTTAAGACAGTTCGTTCAAAGCATAGTGTTCGACAAACGCCCATACACCGAACGATTAGATTAACGCATGAACAATTAGCAGCTCGTCAAGTGGCTTCTAAACATCTTCCAACGTTTCGAGGCGAGCCAGAGATATGGCCCCTCTTTATAAGTAGCTTTGAATACACAACTGAAGCTTGTGGGTTTTCAAACTTAGATAATTTAAAACGCTTGCAGGACTGCCTACAAGGAGACGCTCTAGAAGCTGTCAGAAGCAGACTTGTTCTTCCGGACTCGGTTCCGGACGTTATTCGTGATCTTCGTAATCTATTCGGTAAACcagaaaaactgttgaaaacgTTATTAAGCAAGGTTCGTCAAGCTCAAGCTCCGAGAGCCGACCGCTTAGAGTCGTTCATCCGTTTTGGAATCACGGTAAAGCAATTGTGTGATCATTTGGAGGCTGCTCATCTTAATGATCATCTGAGTAATCCCATGTTAGTACAGGAACTGGTCGAGAAACTGCCACCTAGTTATAAACTAGAGTGGGTTAGGTTCAAGCGTGGTAAAATCGATACTCCACTTCGGATATTTACTGATTTTATGACTGATATAGTGTCAGATGTCTCTGAAATTTCTGAGTTTTTACCTCTTAATGAACCAGTCGGCAGAAGTAAAGAAAAACCTAGGAGAAATGAATTTGTTCATCTTCATAATAGCCCTATGTACAAACCTGGAAACGAGTCTCATAGTATGAATATGAGCCGAACATGCTGGGTCTGTAAAAGTAGCGAGCACAAAGTTAGATTTTGCGATGACTTCAAGAGAATGAGCTTAAGTGATCGACTGAATGTTGTAGAAAAACTGAAACTTTGCTGTCTCTGCTTAAACAGTCACGGAAAAAGTAAGTGCAAATTCAGTTTGAAGTGTACAGTTCAAAACTGCAAAGGAAATCATCATCCCCTTCTGCACAGACGCGAAGAATCCGTTCAGCTAATGGAAATAGAATGTAACGCCCACAATGTTCAATCCTCAGTGATTTTCCGAATAGTTCCAGTTGTTCTCCACGCTGGGAAGATATCGTTTGAAACACTAGCTTTCTTGGATGAAGGATCGTCTAGTACACTAGTAGATGAaaaaatagctaaggaattgaAAATAAAAGGAGAATGTGAGCCATTGATCATCTCGTGGACGGGTGATGTTAAACGCCATGAAAATGGTTCCCGTCGCATACAATTGATGTTGTCTGCAATTGAATCGGATCATAAGTTTTCTTTAGAAAACGTAAGAACTGTTGCCAAGCTGGAACTGCCGAAACAGAGTGTACGATTCACGGAAGTTGCAAAACGATACTCCCATCTTACCGGATTATCCGTCAGCGAGCACTCGTCGAATGTACCTACCATATTGATAGGTTTAGACAATTTACATCTTTTTGCACCGTTAGAATCTCGTATCGGCAAACCAGGTGAACCAATTGCTGTTCGTTCAGTATTAGGTTGGACAGTGTATGGTCCAGAAAGGGAGAAGCCCAGAGTCGAGACCTTTCTCAATTTGCATCTAACTAGACCAGCTAGCAACCAAGAGCTACACGATATGATGCGATCTCAATACGTACTCGAGGAGCAAAACGATGCGTTATTCgttgaactaaattcagaagagAATAAAAGAGCGCAACTGATCTTGACAAAAACGACAAAGCGTGTAGGTAATCGCTTCGAGACCGGACTACTATGGCGTAGTGAAGAACGGCAATTTCCGGATGGCTACCAAATGGCCCTTAGACGTATGAAAGCGCTCGAACGAAAACTCGAAAATGATCAAATGCTGAAAGAAAATGTATATAAGCAAATAAATCAGTACCAAGTCAAAGGCTACGCCCACAAAGCCACCAGAGAAGAACTTTTTGATACACCACAGTCGAACATATGGTACCTGCCATTAAACGTTGTTCTGAACCCCCGGAAGCCGGGAAAGGTACGTCTCGTGTGGGATGCGGCAGCATCAGTTAAAGGCGTTTCTTTGAACTCAGAGTTGATgaaagatccggatatgttcgtATCTCTTCCCGGTGTAATCTGTCGCTTTCGGGAGAAACCGATCGCATTCGGGGGAGACATAGAAGAAATGTACCATCAAATTCGAGTTAGATCGGAGGATAAATCGGCACAACGCTTCCTGTTTTGCATGAGTGCTGATGCAGAACCGTTGGTGTACGTCATGGATGTTTTGACGTTCGGATCGACTTGCTCGCCGTGCTCGGCTCAATTTGTAAAAAATCTAAATGCTAGGCAATTTGCAGATAAATACCCGGGTGCAGTCGCTGCTATTGTCGACCGTCACTATGTTGACGACTATTACGATAGTATGGATACACCAGAGGAAGCGATCCAACGCGCAAAGGAAGTTAAATACATTCACTCTCAAGGAGGTTTCCGAATTAGAAACTGGGTttcaaactcaaaaacattcttGAGCGAGCTAGGAGAAGTAAGCGAAAATTCTACATTACATTTCAATCGGGATAAAGTCACAGAGTATGAGAGAGTTTTGGGAATAATTTGGGAACCCAACGCAGACGTGTTCACATTCACTACTAACCATGGATTTGGCGCGATTCTTCAGAATAACGACCAGCCCACAAAGAGAATGGTTCTAAGTTGCGTCATGTCTCTTTTCGACCC GATATCTGGAGATCGGGATGCGAGTGGGACGACAAAATCGATGATGTGCAATTTTGTAAATGGGtag
- the LOC131432532 gene encoding flap endonuclease GEN — protein MGIKNLWNLLTPYCEKKPLFELNKKVIAIDLSGWVCESLNVVDYFVHPRFYLRNLFFRTCYLLQTGIIPVFVLEGTAPPLKYGVIIKRNQQQFRGARPKRTVNDDGRKHEKASVPREQKRDRFHHVLKQCEELLNSLGLVCVQAPGEAEALCAYLNRDNLVYGIVSQDSDCFAYGAIRVFRNFCASQNGGSVEVYDLDKIGRILDLGQEKVVAMGILTGCDYCPTGVPGVGREMINKFLECHRNKDILEIIKSWRNTANSLTESEIRVDDKNVCTDCGHNGKTAVHRRMGCQDCGTKNGCDESRWKHQRIIIKTGMDIKRKALLVPEFPHESIIDEFMVRPCELPTLDLEWKQPNLVKFIRCIADLLQWNEIYSLQKMLPLLTRWQIHMLSEKSTSSTSILLKPDYIKKKRSPKGVASYEIVWNHIDCCFAGLIPEEQIRSYLEEPGNTLESLWSTIEPQDSTKTAYPELVQSFESTKSKPKKTKVLKEHNERKKRATKSKTIKQKSLENFLTVFSKNLVDVQNCDNNSSADDDNDGADPLNDLSCLLTSINEDVDSRNCAIANSVNMSIDSIDLDTIALEQSGESDFMNLSEIVDRVCDPHYGEDIYSHEVAGVCRRYAKTDCNGEDVLDNDVVQQRLLLKQDVLTAATNGAIDQSVLNCSIRSRKRKSFFFEPLDIPPPELQEYCNEFDMFECTLMLKDQIIVQASDEMNQTIVYDVDF, from the exons atgggtaTAAAAAATCTATGGAACTTGCTAACGCCTTACTGTGAGAAGAAACCCTTGTTTGAGTTGAACAAAAAAGTGATTGCTATTGATCTTTCAGGATGGGTATGTGAAAGTCTTAATGTAGTGGACTATTTTGTCCACCCTCGTTTTTACTTAAG AAATTTGTTTTTTCGTACATGCTACCTACTTCAAACTGGAATCATTCCAGTATTCGTTCTAGAAGGCACTGCACCACCACTCAAATACGGAGTAATCAtcaaacgaaatcaacaacaatttcGCGGAGCGCGTCCAAAAAGAACAGTTAATGATGATGGACGAAAACACGAAAAAGCTAGTGTCCCGAGAGAACAAAAACGTGATCGTTTTCATCATGTTTTGAAACAATGTGAGGAATTACTCAATTCATTAGGACTGGTTTGTGTTCAGGCTCCTGGTGAGGCAGAAGCCCTTTGTGCTTACCTCAATCGCGACAACCTAGTATATGGAATTGTGAGTCAGGATTCCGATTGCTTTGCTTATGGAGCCATTAGAGTGTTCCGTAATTTTTGTGCCTCTCAAAATGGAGGCTCGGTCGAAGTGTATGATTTGGATAAGATTGGCCGAATATTGGATTTGGGTCAAGAGAAGGTAGTTGCTATGGGTATTTTGACAGGATGCGATTATTGCCCAACTGGAGTACCCGGCGTTGGTCgggaaatgataaataaatttttagaaTGCCATCGGAACAAGGATATACTAGAGATCATTAAATCATGGAGAAATACAGCAAATTCATTGACAGAATCGGAAATCCGGGTGGATGATAAAAATGTGTGCACAGATTGTGGTCATAATGGAAAAACCGCCGTACATCGCAGAATGGGTTGTCAAGACTGTGGAACAAAAAATGGTTGTGATGAGTCTAGATGGAAGCATCAACGAATAATTATTAAGACAGGGATGGATATTAAACGAAAAGCTCTCTTAGTTCCAGAGTTTCCACACGAATCAATAATAGATGAATTCATGGTTCGACCCTGTGAACTTCCAACACTTGATCTCGAATGGAAACAGCCGAATCTTGTTAAATTTATA CGTTGCATAGCTGATCTTTTGCAGTGGAACGAAATATACAGTTTACAAAAAATGCTACCCTTACTAACCAGATGGCAAATTCATATgctttctgaaaaatcaacgagTAGTACAAGTATTTTACTCAAACCTGACTATATAAAGAAAAAGCGTTCACCTAAAGGTGTGGCAAGTTATGAAATAGTATGGAATCACATAGATTGTTGCTTTGCTGGGTTAATACCAGAAGAACAAATTCGTTCGTATTTAGAGGAACCAGGTAACACACTAGAATCTCTTTGGAGTACAATCGAACCACAAGATTCGACTAAAACTGCTTATCCTGAGCTCGTTCAGTCGTTTGAATCTACTAAATCAAAACCTAAGAAAACGAAAGTATTAAAAGAACATAACGAGCGAAAGAAAAGAGCGACGAAATCAAAAACCATCAAACAGAAAAGTTtggaaaactttttaacagtaTTCAGCAAAAACTTGGTTGATGTTCAAAACTGCGACAATAATAGTTCAGCTGACGACGACAATGATGGTGCAGACCCGCTAAATGACCTTTCATGTCTCTTAACAAGTATTAATGAAGATGTTG attcgcgaaaTTGTGCTATAGCTAATTCTGTTAACATGTCTATCGATTCTATTGACCTGGATACAATAGCTTTAGAACAATCAGGAGAATCCGACTTTATGAAtttgtctgaaatcgttgaccgAGTTTGTGATCCACACTACGGAGAGGACATTTATTCTCATGAAGTAGCCGGCGTATGCAGAAGGTATGCAAAAACAGACTGTAATGGAGAAGATGTACTTGATAATGATGTTGTCCAACAAAGACTGCTTCTAAAGCAAGATGTTCTCACGGCTGCGACCAACGGTGCCATTGACCAATCAGTTCTAAATTGCTCCATTAGATCTCGGAAACGGAAAAGCTTTTTCTTTGAGCCCCTTGATATTCCACCACCAGAATTACAGGAATATTGCAACGAATTTGACATGTTTGAATGCACCCTTATGTTAAAAGATCAAATCATAGTACAAGCTTCGGATGAAATGAATCAAACTATTGTGTATGATGTAGACTTCTAG